A region of Nitrospira sp. CR1.1 DNA encodes the following proteins:
- a CDS encoding UpxY family transcription antiterminator, which yields MVAFFCTLLPEHVKPVLTAQMYGRKFSSRTPHRHQCPMRQDKEAFKRSARSWDSEGEAMVTASTFDSRVTVPLSEGPCADVHWYAVSTRSRHEKMVRDRLAGIGVEPFLPLTRTLNQWSDRKVWTENPLFSGYCFARFSLMNSHAILQTPGIVRIVGSVRPEPIPDEEVKAIMKLAESARSLERHDYLTEGAWVEVVRGPLTGLRGQLLRKGGHDCLVIRVHLIQQAATVHIDMREVIPVQ from the coding sequence ATGGTTGCATTTTTCTGCACATTGTTGCCTGAGCATGTGAAGCCGGTTCTGACAGCACAAATGTATGGCAGGAAATTCTCTAGCAGAACTCCTCATCGGCACCAATGTCCGATGCGCCAGGACAAAGAAGCGTTTAAAAGAAGTGCGCGTTCATGGGACTCAGAGGGCGAAGCTATGGTAACTGCCTCCACTTTTGATTCTCGCGTCACAGTGCCGCTGTCTGAAGGGCCCTGCGCCGACGTTCATTGGTATGCCGTCAGCACACGTTCCCGGCATGAAAAAATGGTGCGGGACCGACTGGCGGGTATTGGTGTTGAACCGTTTCTCCCCTTGACAAGGACATTGAACCAGTGGTCGGACCGGAAAGTCTGGACAGAGAACCCGCTCTTTTCCGGCTACTGTTTCGCCAGGTTTTCACTCATGAACAGTCATGCCATTCTTCAAACGCCGGGCATTGTTCGAATCGTAGGTTCGGTCAGGCCGGAGCCCATTCCTGACGAGGAGGTGAAGGCAATCATGAAGTTGGCGGAAAGTGCACGTTCCTTAGAGCGTCATGATTACTTGACCGAAGGGGCTTGGGTGGAAGTGGTGCGAGGTCCTCTGACAGGGCTTCGAGGACAGTTGCTGAGAAAGGGAGGCCACGATTGTCTCGTCATTCGCGTGCACCTCATCCAGCAAGCTGCTACCGTCCACATCGATATGCGTGAAGTGATCCCAGTGCAATGA
- a CDS encoding response regulator: protein MNDSGETVAKTVVAIFSSNYLLRLGLQRIVEAETWIKLVGQTGHGVDLNGILATEYPDLAILDTENDLGIPDLVRNIRAARPSIKIILLSGLDDIERTRQAVAFGIDGIVLKVQPATVLITTIAHLTKPEENVGVSIERHDGRQNLRTPMDLPTLIPRESNLPKRLDGLTDREQEVVQLVSEGLSNKDIGDRLCISSITVRHHLTSIFDKLGVSNRQKLLIRAHQSGLIRPPALA from the coding sequence ATGAACGACAGCGGAGAAACAGTGGCCAAAACAGTGGTGGCAATTTTCAGCAGCAACTACCTCCTGCGTCTCGGTTTGCAGCGGATCGTTGAAGCAGAAACTTGGATCAAGCTCGTCGGCCAAACAGGTCACGGGGTAGACCTGAATGGGATCCTGGCTACTGAGTATCCGGATCTCGCTATTCTGGACACAGAGAATGATCTGGGCATTCCAGACCTCGTGAGGAACATTCGGGCCGCCCGTCCTTCCATCAAGATCATTCTGTTGAGCGGATTGGATGATATCGAGCGCACCCGTCAAGCAGTCGCTTTCGGTATCGACGGGATTGTGCTCAAGGTACAGCCCGCTACGGTGCTCATTACCACGATCGCCCACCTCACCAAGCCGGAGGAGAACGTGGGTGTGAGTATCGAAAGACATGACGGTCGACAGAACCTACGCACCCCGATGGATCTTCCTACCCTGATTCCCCGCGAGTCCAACTTACCTAAACGTCTGGACGGACTCACGGACAGGGAGCAGGAGGTCGTACAGTTGGTGAGCGAAGGACTGTCCAACAAAGACATTGGGGATCGCCTGTGCATCTCAAGTATTACGGTCAGACATCACCTCACGAGTATTTTCGACAAACTCGGTGTCTCGAATCGCCAGAAATTGCTGATCCGGGCACACCAGAGCGGACTGATCCGACCGCCTGCCCTCGCATAA
- a CDS encoding transposase, giving the protein MAKPQFTQDQILTVVLEINAEHALKDFARKHGVSRSTLYRWRAKLADKRKPLRDHLRSLEIENSQLKSQIAELSLEYASLRTALVRDL; this is encoded by the coding sequence ATGGCGAAACCACAATTTACCCAAGATCAAATACTGACAGTCGTTCTTGAGATAAATGCGGAGCATGCGCTGAAGGATTTCGCGAGAAAGCATGGAGTGTCGAGGTCCACTTTGTATCGGTGGCGGGCAAAACTTGCGGATAAAAGAAAACCTTTGAGGGATCACCTTCGTTCATTGGAGATTGAAAACAGCCAGCTCAAAAGCCAAATTGCCGAGCTGTCGCTCGAGTACGCTTCACTTCGGACAGCCTTGGTGAGGGATTTATGA
- a CDS encoding tyrosine--tRNA ligase: MTPLGQQLDLILRGIVEVIQRSELESKLARSIKENRPLRVKAGFDPTAPDLHLGHTVLIHKLKHFQDLGHQVIFLIGDFTGMIGDPTGRSETRVALSKEKVLENAKTYERQIFKILDPAKTQVEFNSRWMSTMTADGLIELSARYTVARMLEREDFHKRYTEGTPISIHEFMYPLIQGYDSVALKADIELGGTDQKFNLLMGRDLQRDYGQEAQAVITMPLLEGTDGVRKMSKSFGNYIALEDQPADMFGKLMSISDTLMHRYYELLTTEDLTCVKAAHPMDAKQGLAEQIVARYHGAEAGREARAAFQHKFQAREFPEEPDARVVLTPSDVKDVKVPSIGLVDLIARTGLVPSKSEARRLIVQGGVELNEQKMTDANAVVPLAVGHLLRLRVGRRKFAVAEYKD; this comes from the coding sequence GTGACACCGTTAGGGCAACAGCTGGATCTCATACTTCGAGGGATTGTTGAGGTTATTCAGCGGAGCGAACTGGAATCGAAGCTGGCTCGGTCAATCAAGGAAAACCGCCCCCTTCGCGTCAAGGCGGGGTTCGACCCCACCGCGCCAGATCTTCACCTGGGCCATACGGTCTTGATTCATAAGCTCAAACACTTTCAAGACCTCGGGCATCAGGTGATCTTTCTCATCGGTGATTTCACAGGCATGATCGGCGATCCGACCGGGCGATCCGAAACACGTGTGGCGTTATCGAAGGAAAAGGTGCTCGAAAATGCCAAAACGTATGAGCGCCAGATCTTTAAAATTCTCGATCCTGCGAAGACGCAGGTGGAGTTCAACAGCCGCTGGATGAGCACGATGACCGCCGACGGGCTGATCGAGTTAAGCGCCCGCTATACCGTGGCGCGCATGCTAGAGCGGGAAGATTTCCATAAGCGGTACACGGAAGGGACGCCGATCAGCATCCATGAGTTCATGTATCCCTTGATCCAAGGCTACGATTCCGTTGCGCTGAAAGCCGATATCGAATTGGGTGGAACCGATCAAAAGTTCAATCTCCTGATGGGACGAGACTTGCAGCGGGATTACGGGCAGGAGGCGCAGGCAGTCATCACCATGCCGCTGCTGGAGGGCACCGACGGCGTCCGGAAGATGAGTAAGAGTTTCGGCAACTACATCGCGCTGGAAGATCAGCCGGCCGACATGTTCGGCAAACTCATGTCGATTAGCGACACGCTCATGCACCGGTACTACGAGCTGCTGACCACCGAGGATTTGACCTGTGTGAAGGCCGCGCATCCCATGGACGCAAAGCAGGGTCTGGCTGAGCAGATCGTTGCCCGGTATCATGGGGCTGAGGCCGGTCGTGAAGCGCGAGCCGCCTTCCAGCATAAATTTCAGGCGCGGGAGTTTCCGGAAGAGCCGGACGCGCGCGTCGTCCTGACGCCATCCGACGTGAAGGATGTGAAAGTGCCCTCGATCGGCCTTGTCGATCTGATCGCCAGGACCGGGCTAGTTCCCAGCAAGAGCGAAGCCCGCCGGTTGATTGTGCAGGGCGGGGTGGAGCTCAATGAACAAAAGATGACCGATGCGAATGCCGTGGTGCCGCTGGCGGTTGGTCATCTGCTTCGATTGCGTGTCGGTCGGCGGAAGTTTGCGGTGGCCGAGTACAAGGATTGA